A region of Subtercola boreus DNA encodes the following proteins:
- a CDS encoding aldehyde dehydrogenase family protein, producing the protein MTDTTTPAIPTPTGSGGAAGPTAADDVEALAGRAAASSRAFAQTAPRDRARALVAVGDALAAAADELIDLAMAETGLARPRLTGELKRTVVQLKLFAETIVDGAYLDARIDPADPEFALGARPDLRRTLVPLGPVLNYAGSNFPFAFSVAGGDTAAALAAGCPVIVKGHPGHPQLSIRTAAIVAEALAVAGMPDGVFQLALGQEAGVALLKDDRIRAGSFTGSLRAGRFLADVAAARPRPIPFFGELGSVNPVFVFPSAAAGAGAAATIGAGFAASISGSAGQLCTKPGFLFVPAESAAELTRAVASGVAGVPEQRMLNPQIASGFVARQHTVLGADGVSTVVDGGTRLDGDEQGWVTPTVASTTVAALSAAGSAVLDEAFGPLSVVVAYDDVSELAALAAELFPGNLTSTVFLGEGDESALVHEFVSVLSETSGRVLFGGWPTGVAVTPAMQHGGPYPATTSDSGTSVGSAAITRFLRAVTYQDAPQPLLPPQLRDDNPWNVPQTISPPGASATWGALV; encoded by the coding sequence GTGACCGACACCACCACCCCCGCCATCCCGACCCCCACGGGCTCCGGCGGCGCAGCCGGCCCGACAGCGGCCGACGACGTCGAAGCGCTGGCCGGCCGCGCCGCCGCTTCCAGCCGGGCCTTCGCGCAGACCGCGCCGCGCGATCGCGCCCGCGCGCTGGTCGCGGTCGGCGACGCGCTCGCCGCAGCCGCCGACGAACTCATCGACCTCGCGATGGCCGAGACCGGCCTCGCCCGCCCGCGCCTCACCGGTGAACTGAAGCGCACGGTGGTGCAGCTGAAGCTCTTCGCCGAGACGATCGTCGACGGTGCGTACCTCGACGCCCGCATCGATCCGGCCGACCCCGAGTTCGCGCTCGGTGCCCGGCCCGACCTCCGTCGCACCCTCGTCCCGCTCGGCCCGGTCCTGAACTACGCGGGCAGCAACTTCCCGTTCGCGTTCTCCGTGGCCGGGGGTGACACCGCGGCCGCGCTGGCCGCCGGCTGCCCGGTGATCGTGAAGGGCCACCCCGGGCATCCACAGCTCTCGATCCGCACCGCCGCCATCGTCGCCGAAGCCCTCGCCGTGGCCGGTATGCCCGACGGGGTCTTCCAACTCGCCCTCGGGCAGGAGGCGGGCGTTGCGCTGCTGAAGGACGATCGCATCCGCGCCGGATCGTTCACCGGTTCGCTCCGCGCGGGTCGCTTCCTCGCGGATGTCGCTGCCGCGCGCCCCCGCCCGATCCCGTTCTTCGGCGAGCTCGGCAGCGTCAACCCGGTCTTCGTCTTCCCCTCCGCCGCGGCGGGCGCCGGCGCGGCCGCCACCATCGGAGCGGGCTTCGCCGCCAGCATCTCGGGGTCGGCCGGGCAGCTCTGCACCAAGCCGGGGTTCCTCTTCGTGCCCGCCGAGTCCGCCGCCGAACTCACCCGAGCGGTCGCCTCCGGCGTCGCCGGCGTCCCCGAGCAGCGGATGCTCAACCCGCAGATCGCGTCGGGATTCGTCGCCCGCCAGCACACCGTGCTCGGCGCCGACGGGGTCAGCACCGTCGTCGACGGCGGCACACGTCTCGACGGAGACGAGCAGGGCTGGGTGACCCCGACGGTCGCGTCGACGACCGTCGCAGCCCTCAGCGCGGCCGGTTCCGCCGTGCTCGACGAGGCGTTCGGTCCGCTCTCCGTCGTGGTCGCGTACGACGACGTCTCTGAGCTGGCTGCCCTCGCTGCCGAGCTGTTCCCCGGCAACCTGACGTCGACCGTCTTCCTCGGCGAGGGCGACGAATCAGCCCTCGTGCACGAGTTCGTCTCGGTGCTCAGCGAGACCAGCGGGCGGGTGCTCTTCGGCGGCTGGCCCACAGGCGTCGCGGTCACCCCGGCCATGCAGCACGGCGGGCCCTACCCCGCCACGACGAGCGACAGCGGAACCTCGGTGGGCTCCGCAGCGATCACCCGGTTCCTGCGGGCCGTCACCTACCAGGACGCCCCCCAGCCCCTCCTGCCGCCGCAACTCCGCGACGACAACCCCTGGAACGTGCCGCAGACCATCTCGCCCCCCGGCGCCTCGGCCACCTGGGGCGCGCTGGTCTGA
- a CDS encoding NAD(P)/FAD-dependent oxidoreductase produces the protein MKVIVIGGGIIGAATARSLSRRGIEVSVIERGRNVGGTSSGGEGNLLLSDKGPGDELRLTQYSSTLWPVVDAQLADELGPGFPSVEFERKGGVVVATTAGGAQPLYDFAALQRTAGVDARPVDPAEALLLEPHLNPAITAAIHYPEDAQVQPVVMTEALIASAKLSGARFFENETVLAGIRNPQGELVGVRTSRGTHHADAVVVAAGPWSAEVSGALGVPLPVKPRRGMVLVTSRMPHRIFHKVYDGDYVGAVGSSDAALQTSSVIETTAAGTVLIGSSRQQIGFDSRLTVAVLRELAQKALRLFPFLAGMSVMRSYGGFRPFMPDHLPVIGPDPRLSGLWHATGHEGAGIGLSVATGAILADLMTGAAPALDAAPFSPARASLAPFLDAGAA, from the coding sequence ATGAAGGTCATCGTGATCGGCGGCGGCATCATCGGTGCAGCCACAGCGCGCAGTCTCTCCCGCCGGGGCATCGAGGTCAGCGTCATCGAACGCGGCCGGAACGTCGGTGGCACCTCCTCGGGAGGCGAGGGCAACCTGCTGCTCTCCGACAAGGGACCGGGCGACGAGCTCCGGCTCACGCAGTACTCGTCGACCCTCTGGCCCGTCGTCGACGCCCAGCTGGCAGACGAGCTGGGCCCCGGTTTCCCGTCGGTCGAGTTCGAGCGGAAGGGCGGGGTGGTCGTGGCGACCACCGCCGGAGGCGCCCAGCCGCTCTACGACTTCGCGGCCCTGCAGCGCACGGCGGGCGTGGATGCTCGACCCGTCGACCCGGCGGAAGCCCTGCTGCTCGAACCGCACCTGAACCCCGCGATCACGGCGGCCATCCACTACCCCGAAGACGCCCAGGTGCAGCCCGTGGTGATGACGGAGGCGCTCATCGCGTCGGCGAAGCTCAGCGGCGCCCGGTTCTTCGAGAACGAGACCGTGCTGGCGGGCATCCGGAACCCGCAGGGCGAGCTCGTGGGAGTGCGGACCTCGCGCGGCACACACCATGCGGATGCCGTCGTCGTTGCGGCGGGCCCGTGGTCGGCCGAGGTGTCCGGCGCCCTGGGCGTGCCTCTGCCCGTGAAGCCGCGCCGCGGAATGGTGCTGGTCACCTCGCGGATGCCGCACCGCATCTTCCACAAGGTGTACGACGGCGACTACGTCGGGGCGGTCGGGTCGAGCGACGCGGCGCTCCAGACCTCGAGCGTCATCGAGACGACGGCTGCGGGCACAGTGCTCATCGGCTCGTCCCGCCAGCAGATCGGCTTCGACAGCCGTCTGACCGTCGCCGTGCTGCGGGAGCTCGCGCAGAAGGCGCTGCGGCTCTTCCCCTTCCTCGCCGGCATGTCGGTGATGCGGAGCTACGGCGGATTCCGCCCGTTCATGCCCGACCACCTGCCCGTGATCGGGCCCGACCCGCGGCTGTCGGGGCTCTGGCACGCCACCGGGCACGAGGGTGCCGGGATCGGGCTGTCGGTCGCGACAGGTGCGATCCTCGCCGACCTGATGACCGGAGCTGCGCCTGCGCTGGATGCCGCACCCTTCTCACCCGCGCGGGCCTCGCTCGCGCCGTTCCTCGACGCCGGGGCGGCCTGA
- a CDS encoding rhodanese-like domain-containing protein: MNEISVSELAAVSAPSIIDVREPDEFAGGHVPGAVNIPLGQLQGSDLPEGPVYVICELGGRSARATQYLAGQGVDATNIAGGTTAWREAGLATTQD, translated from the coding sequence ATGAACGAGATCTCTGTTTCCGAACTGGCTGCCGTTTCCGCACCGTCGATCATCGATGTGCGTGAGCCCGACGAGTTCGCCGGCGGGCACGTGCCCGGCGCCGTGAACATCCCCCTCGGCCAGCTCCAGGGGAGCGACCTTCCCGAGGGTCCGGTCTACGTGATCTGCGAACTCGGCGGCCGGAGCGCCCGCGCGACGCAGTATCTCGCCGGCCAGGGTGTCGACGCGACGAACATCGCCGGCGGCACCACGGCCTGGCGCGAGGCGGGCCTCGCGACAACCCAGGACTGA
- a CDS encoding proline racemase family protein → MRSSRMFTAVDSHTEGMPTRVVTGGMGVIPGATMNEKRLHFMEHLDDVRLLLMNEPRGHAAMSGAILQPSTRADADWGVVYIEVSGCLPMCGHGTIGVATVLVETGMVEVVEPVTTIRLDTPAGLVIARVAVSDGHADSVTIENVPAYVERLDAVIEVPGYGRVPYSLAFGGNFYAMVDLDAVSLPFDRSRQNDIIEAGLAIMAAINEQDAPRHPEIDGVDHCHHVEFIAPGSDATLSRHAMAIHPGWFDRSPCGTGTSARMAELWARGELALDTDFVNESFIGSRFVGRLLRTTEVGGRPAVIPTITGRAWVTGIGQYLLDPSDPFPTGFQF, encoded by the coding sequence ATGCGCAGCAGCCGGATGTTCACCGCCGTCGATTCGCACACCGAGGGCATGCCCACGCGGGTCGTGACGGGCGGCATGGGCGTCATCCCCGGCGCCACCATGAACGAGAAGCGGCTCCACTTCATGGAGCACCTCGACGACGTGAGACTCCTCCTCATGAACGAGCCGAGGGGGCACGCCGCGATGAGCGGCGCCATCCTGCAGCCGTCCACGCGGGCCGACGCCGACTGGGGTGTGGTCTACATCGAGGTCTCCGGATGTCTCCCGATGTGCGGCCACGGCACGATCGGTGTGGCGACCGTGCTGGTCGAGACGGGCATGGTCGAGGTCGTCGAACCGGTCACGACCATCCGGCTCGACACGCCGGCCGGGCTCGTCATTGCGCGCGTCGCGGTCAGTGACGGGCACGCGGACTCGGTCACGATCGAGAACGTTCCCGCCTACGTCGAACGTCTCGATGCGGTGATCGAGGTGCCGGGCTACGGCCGGGTCCCGTACTCGCTGGCGTTCGGTGGCAACTTCTACGCGATGGTCGACCTCGACGCGGTGAGCCTGCCGTTCGACCGCAGCCGCCAGAACGACATCATCGAGGCGGGGCTCGCCATCATGGCGGCGATCAACGAGCAGGACGCCCCGCGACATCCGGAGATCGACGGCGTGGACCACTGCCACCACGTCGAGTTCATCGCGCCCGGGTCGGATGCGACGCTCTCGCGGCACGCGATGGCGATCCACCCGGGCTGGTTCGACCGCTCGCCGTGCGGCACCGGAACGTCCGCCCGCATGGCCGAGCTGTGGGCCCGGGGCGAGCTCGCCCTCGACACCGACTTCGTCAACGAGTCGTTCATCGGCTCGCGTTTCGTCGGCCGCCTCCTCCGCACCACCGAGGTCGGCGGCCGCCCCGCGGTGATCCCGACCATCACCGGCCGCGCCTGGGTCACCGGCATCGGACAGTACCTGCTCGACCCCTCCGACCCGTTCCCCACCGGCTTCCAGTTCTGA
- a CDS encoding DUF998 domain-containing protein has translation MEPRRPPRPPGFSRSGRSTALVAVRLVGAVLLAVGVAVIWATRLASQTNVYLSEMGASDAPTPLIFNSGLLAIAVGGGLVALGRSGIRSRVRLLGAWSISATLLFACLSIALASRVTCSPGCPVPFTNGSTVADFVHTLAATLGFAAVGLAIIQAAYAHTLRPLFAVSIASGALIILASGVGGLLSVFRFRVDLGGWLELAAATVALLWVIVFALVRLPAADVADAVRAPEPVFSGEPTRAGAPPATL, from the coding sequence ATGGAACCCCGGCGACCCCCGCGGCCGCCGGGGTTCTCCCGTTCGGGGCGAAGCACCGCACTTGTAGCCGTGCGCCTGGTCGGTGCCGTCCTGCTGGCAGTCGGCGTCGCTGTCATCTGGGCGACCCGGCTGGCTTCGCAGACCAACGTCTATCTCAGCGAGATGGGTGCTTCGGATGCTCCCACTCCCCTGATCTTCAACTCGGGCCTCCTCGCCATCGCGGTCGGCGGCGGTCTCGTCGCCCTCGGGCGGTCGGGCATCCGGTCTCGTGTGCGGCTGCTCGGGGCGTGGAGCATCTCTGCAACCCTGCTCTTCGCCTGCCTCTCGATCGCACTGGCCTCACGCGTGACCTGCTCGCCGGGGTGCCCAGTGCCGTTCACGAACGGATCGACCGTGGCCGACTTCGTGCACACCCTCGCCGCGACGCTCGGCTTCGCCGCGGTCGGGCTGGCGATCATCCAGGCGGCGTATGCGCACACCCTCCGCCCGCTGTTCGCCGTGTCGATCGCGAGCGGGGCGCTGATCATCCTCGCGTCGGGCGTCGGCGGACTGCTGTCGGTGTTCCGGTTCCGGGTGGACCTCGGCGGCTGGCTGGAACTGGCCGCAGCGACCGTCGCACTGCTCTGGGTGATCGTGTTCGCGCTGGTGCGGCTGCCTGCGGCGGATGTCGCGGATGCCGTGCGCGCACCAGAGCCCGTCTTCAGTGGCGAGCCCACTCGAGCAGGCGCTCCACCGGCCACGTTGTGA
- a CDS encoding (2Fe-2S)-binding protein, whose product MTSFLLPPSQDPIRPAAAAGIRIAVDGRAVDGIAGQTIAGVLLGSGTLAWRTTSKNARPRGVFCGIGVCYDCLVEVNGQRDVRACQRRAADGDAVVTQYDELPAASPAMPATSATPAMPATPAMPSTAATPATSAASAMPTSSGAGDDRA is encoded by the coding sequence GTGACCTCCTTCCTCCTGCCTCCCTCCCAGGACCCGATCCGTCCGGCTGCTGCCGCGGGCATCCGGATCGCCGTCGACGGACGAGCCGTCGACGGGATCGCCGGCCAGACCATCGCGGGCGTACTGCTCGGCTCGGGCACGCTCGCCTGGCGCACAACCTCGAAGAACGCCCGCCCGCGCGGGGTCTTCTGCGGCATCGGGGTCTGCTACGACTGCCTGGTCGAGGTGAACGGGCAGCGCGATGTGCGGGCCTGCCAGCGCCGGGCCGCCGACGGCGATGCGGTGGTGACGCAGTACGACGAGCTGCCGGCTGCCTCGCCGGCCATGCCGGCCACCTCGGCCACCCCGGCCATGCCGGCCACGCCGGCCATGCCGTCGACTGCGGCCACCCCGGCCACCTCGGCCGCCTCGGCCATGCCGACTTCGTCCGGGGCGGGGGATGACCGTGCCTGA
- a CDS encoding dihydrodipicolinate synthase family protein encodes MTNTAFDLGGVIVATTLAFTEDASAPAGLAVDYDRYAEHCNWLIENGCRGVGPNGSLGEYSSLTDDERRKVVQTAVEAVDGRGLVIAGVHGIGWHQARHWAELAKEDGADGVLLLPPTIYRASDAEVIEHYTRVAEVGLPIMAYNNPFDTKVDLTPALLAEIAKIPEVVAVKEFSGDIRRVLEIRELTDLDVIAGADDLLFETLVDGAVGWFAGYPNAFPKEAVEIYTLVTEGKIAEALMLYKELVAVFRWDSRTEFVQAIKLSIDIAGQSFGGKTRPPRGPLSAENEAKVRADTEKALRYLASR; translated from the coding sequence ATGACCAACACGGCATTCGACCTCGGCGGCGTCATCGTCGCCACCACCCTCGCCTTCACAGAAGACGCTTCGGCCCCGGCCGGCCTCGCCGTCGACTACGACCGCTACGCGGAGCACTGCAACTGGCTCATCGAGAACGGCTGCCGTGGCGTCGGCCCGAACGGATCGCTCGGCGAGTACTCCTCGCTCACCGACGACGAGCGCCGGAAGGTCGTGCAGACCGCCGTCGAGGCCGTCGACGGCCGGGGCCTCGTCATCGCCGGTGTGCACGGCATCGGCTGGCACCAGGCCAGGCACTGGGCGGAGCTCGCGAAGGAGGATGGCGCCGACGGCGTTCTGCTGCTGCCGCCGACCATCTACCGGGCCAGCGACGCGGAGGTCATCGAGCACTACACCCGTGTCGCCGAGGTGGGCCTGCCGATCATGGCCTACAACAACCCGTTCGACACCAAGGTCGACCTGACCCCCGCCCTGCTCGCCGAGATCGCGAAGATCCCCGAGGTCGTGGCGGTGAAGGAGTTCTCGGGCGACATCCGCCGCGTGCTCGAGATCAGGGAACTCACCGACCTCGACGTGATCGCCGGCGCCGACGACCTGCTCTTCGAGACCTTGGTGGATGGCGCGGTCGGCTGGTTCGCCGGCTACCCGAACGCCTTCCCGAAAGAGGCCGTCGAGATCTACACGCTCGTCACCGAGGGTAAAATCGCAGAGGCGCTCATGCTCTACAAGGAGCTCGTGGCGGTGTTCCGCTGGGACTCCCGCACGGAGTTCGTGCAGGCGATCAAGCTCTCCATCGACATCGCCGGCCAGAGCTTCGGCGGCAAGACCCGGCCGCCGCGCGGCCCCCTCAGCGCGGAGAACGAGGCGAAGGTGCGAGCCGATACCGAGAAGGCGTTGCGCTACCTCGCGTCGCGCTGA
- a CDS encoding SRPBCC family protein, translated as MPQVIETVDVSVPVSVAYNQWTQFEEFPKFLDEVESIKQETETLTVWTVKVGPVEKTFEANITEQHPDERVAWNSTGGDVDHAGVVTFHKLSDDETRVTVQLDWEAQGLLEKLGGALGADNHAVKKDLKNFKEYIEKKGSEDGSWRGDVSA; from the coding sequence ATGCCACAGGTCATCGAAACCGTCGACGTCAGCGTTCCCGTCTCGGTCGCGTACAACCAATGGACCCAGTTCGAGGAATTCCCGAAGTTCCTCGACGAGGTCGAGTCGATCAAGCAGGAGACCGAGACCCTCACGGTGTGGACGGTCAAAGTCGGTCCCGTCGAGAAGACGTTCGAGGCCAACATCACGGAGCAGCACCCCGATGAGCGCGTCGCCTGGAACAGCACCGGCGGCGACGTCGATCACGCCGGCGTCGTCACGTTCCACAAGCTGAGCGACGATGAGACCCGCGTCACCGTGCAGCTCGACTGGGAAGCCCAGGGACTCCTCGAGAAGCTGGGTGGCGCTCTCGGCGCCGACAACCACGCTGTCAAGAAGGACCTGAAGAACTTCAAGGAGTACATCGAGAAGAAGGGCTCCGAAGACGGGTCCTGGCGCGGCGACGTCTCCGCGTAA
- a CDS encoding FAD-dependent oxidoreductase — protein MTVPDVLIVGAGPAGLSAARAARRQGAAVTLLDSSDELGGQYWRHLPASRPAERESALHHGWATFTALREELEADDGCTIIRGANVWAIETREGRPGAVFAVIGEPDGVDRQQRIFEPDALVLATGAYDRTLPFPGWDLPGVFTAGAAQALAKGERVAIGSRVLVAGAGPFLLPVAASLAATGSTVIGVYEANRTKSLARGWLPKPWQLLRAAKKGTELAGYVLNHLQHRIPYRLGTAVVRADGTDRVESVTVASVDASWAPIPGTERTFAVDAVCVGHGFTPRLELALAAGCELGADDFVSVDEGQQTSIPSVYAAGEITGIGGVDAALAEGEIAGHTAAGGSVLDARLTPALAHRRTYRSFADRIENAHGIEPGWTRWLTDDTVVCRCEEVTYGALCGVASATGGASLRSLKLTSRAGLGICQGRVCGRTVEELLQGLTPGHSDRPGSGAADRVRTDRRPIALPLRLGELAAEPL, from the coding sequence ATGACCGTGCCTGACGTGCTCATCGTCGGCGCCGGCCCGGCCGGCCTCAGCGCGGCCCGCGCCGCCCGTCGCCAGGGCGCCGCGGTGACTCTGCTCGACTCCTCCGACGAGCTCGGCGGGCAGTACTGGCGTCACCTCCCGGCCTCACGCCCGGCCGAACGCGAGAGTGCGCTTCACCACGGCTGGGCGACGTTCACGGCGCTCCGCGAGGAGCTCGAGGCCGATGACGGCTGCACGATCATCCGCGGGGCGAACGTCTGGGCGATCGAGACCCGCGAGGGTCGGCCCGGTGCCGTGTTCGCGGTGATCGGTGAACCCGACGGCGTCGACCGCCAGCAGCGCATCTTCGAGCCCGACGCCCTCGTGCTCGCCACCGGTGCCTACGATCGCACGCTGCCGTTCCCCGGCTGGGACCTGCCCGGAGTGTTCACAGCGGGTGCCGCCCAGGCGCTCGCGAAGGGCGAGCGCGTCGCCATCGGTTCCCGCGTGCTGGTCGCCGGGGCGGGCCCGTTCCTGCTGCCGGTCGCAGCCTCGCTCGCCGCCACCGGTTCGACCGTGATCGGCGTGTACGAGGCCAACCGCACGAAATCGCTGGCCCGTGGATGGCTGCCAAAACCTTGGCAGCTGCTCCGCGCCGCGAAGAAGGGCACAGAACTCGCCGGGTACGTGCTGAACCATCTGCAGCACCGCATTCCGTACCGGCTCGGCACGGCCGTGGTGCGCGCCGACGGTACCGACCGTGTCGAGAGCGTGACGGTCGCCTCCGTCGATGCCTCCTGGGCGCCGATCCCGGGCACCGAGCGCACCTTCGCTGTCGACGCGGTCTGTGTCGGCCACGGCTTCACCCCGCGTCTCGAGCTCGCCCTCGCGGCGGGCTGCGAGCTGGGTGCGGACGATTTCGTGAGCGTCGACGAGGGGCAGCAGACGAGCATCCCGTCGGTGTACGCCGCCGGCGAGATCACCGGCATCGGCGGGGTCGACGCGGCGCTCGCCGAGGGGGAAATCGCCGGTCACACCGCCGCCGGCGGTTCGGTTCTGGATGCCCGGCTCACACCTGCACTCGCACACCGCCGCACGTACCGCTCCTTCGCCGACCGCATCGAGAACGCGCACGGCATCGAACCCGGCTGGACGCGCTGGCTCACCGACGACACGGTCGTCTGCCGGTGCGAGGAGGTGACGTACGGTGCGCTCTGCGGGGTCGCGTCGGCGACGGGCGGGGCGAGCCTCCGGTCGCTGAAGCTCACCAGTCGCGCCGGACTCGGCATCTGCCAGGGGCGGGTGTGCGGGCGCACGGTCGAGGAGCTGCTCCAGGGGCTGACGCCCGGGCACAGCGACCGGCCGGGCTCCGGGGCTGCCGACCGGGTACGAACCGACCGGCGGCCGATCGCGCTGCCCCTCCGGCTGGGCGAGCTGGCGGCGGAACCCCTCTGA
- a CDS encoding PHP domain-containing protein: MDPVAALSEIAFHLERDRAPQFKVQAFRKAAATLGAWSPAELAARAGDGRLKATKGIGASTFEVVRQALDGGVPDRLAKLRAAATSPLTDGGRALAAQIRGDLHSHSDWSDGTTPVPLMVDAAVSLGREYLALTDHSPHLTVAHGLTAERLTDQLDVVDELDRHTPGLRLLTGIEVDILDDGTLDQNPELLDRLDVVVASIHSHLRADRATMTERMLGAVTHPRTTILGHCTGRLVEGSRGTRPPSEFDAARVFAACAENDVAVEINARPERQDPPDDLIALALDSGCLFSIDSDAHAPGQLALLDYGIERAAANGVPADRIITTWPVERLLEWARH, translated from the coding sequence ATGGACCCCGTCGCCGCCCTCTCCGAGATCGCCTTCCACCTGGAACGCGACCGGGCACCGCAGTTCAAGGTGCAGGCCTTCCGGAAGGCCGCGGCGACGCTCGGCGCCTGGAGCCCCGCTGAGCTGGCGGCCCGCGCCGGCGACGGCCGTCTCAAGGCGACGAAGGGCATCGGTGCGAGCACCTTCGAGGTGGTGCGGCAGGCGCTCGACGGCGGCGTGCCCGACCGCCTCGCGAAGCTGCGCGCCGCAGCGACAAGCCCCCTCACCGACGGCGGCCGGGCGCTCGCCGCCCAGATCCGGGGTGACCTCCATTCGCACAGCGACTGGTCCGACGGCACCACACCCGTCCCGCTGATGGTCGATGCCGCCGTCAGCCTCGGCCGCGAGTATCTCGCCCTCACCGACCACTCACCGCACCTCACAGTCGCGCACGGACTCACGGCCGAACGCCTCACCGACCAACTGGACGTCGTCGACGAACTCGACCGGCACACCCCCGGCCTCCGGCTGCTGACAGGCATCGAGGTCGACATTCTCGACGACGGCACCCTGGACCAGAACCCCGAACTGCTCGATCGCCTCGATGTGGTGGTGGCGAGCATCCATTCGCATCTGCGGGCAGACCGGGCCACGATGACCGAACGGATGCTCGGGGCCGTCACGCACCCGCGCACCACGATCCTCGGCCACTGCACTGGGCGGCTCGTCGAAGGCTCCCGCGGAACCCGTCCGCCGTCGGAGTTCGACGCCGCGCGGGTGTTCGCGGCCTGCGCGGAGAACGACGTCGCCGTGGAGATCAACGCCCGGCCGGAGCGCCAGGATCCGCCGGACGACCTGATCGCTCTCGCGCTCGACTCGGGCTGCCTGTTCAGCATCGATTCCGATGCGCATGCCCCCGGCCAGCTGGCGCTTCTCGACTACGGGATCGAACGCGCGGCAGCGAACGGGGTGCCGGCCGACCGCATCATCACAACGTGGCCGGTGGAGCGCCTGCTCGAGTGGGCTCGCCACTGA